Genomic segment of Candidatus Baltobacteraceae bacterium:
AACGGTCGGGCACTTTCGACGCGACGCGCGCGGAGATAACGAAGACGCGCTCGTGATGCGGGGGCACGATGCCCAGATCGAGCGGCTCGCGATACGGCAGCGGCTCGTCGGTGGCTTCGGCGATCCGCACGTCGTCGAGATGCACGCCGGGAATGACGCGCAGACGCACGTTGCGTTCGGGTGCGGTGCCGTCGTTATAAACGTGTGCCAGGAAGCGGACGTCGTCGCGCGCGTGCGCGACGCCGTGATCGGCTTCGACGTAGTTGCGCGCGCGGTTGAAGCGCGGTGAAACGCGGACGCTCAGTCGCCGTGCGAAATCGCGTTCGCCGCCCTTCCAGCGCAGCGCCGCTTCGATCGGCAGCGTCAACTCGCCGCCGGGCGGTGGAACGGCAACGGTCGCTGCCAGGCCGACTTCCACGACGCGATTGGACGCGAGCGTGCCGATCGAGAACGTGAGTCCCGGAATCGATTCGTCGCTGACCGGCTGTCCGTCGACGCTTGCCGAACCGGGTGCGTAGACCAGGCCGGGCGGTAATGCGAACGAAATCGCCACAAACTCGGCCGCGCCGGTGCCGGCGTTGACGGCGCGCATCGCGATCGGAATGCGCATTCCCGGCGCGACCGCATCGTCGCACAACACGGTCAGCGCGGTTTCTTCGCCGCTGAAATCGACCGGCGACGCGACGTAAATCTCCGCCGACGCGATCGGAAACTCGTTACATTCGCGCGAGCCGAGTCCGCCGACGGCTTTGATGCGCGTGCTGTCGGGAAGCGGCGAGTCGATCGTCGCTTGGTATTCGATGGTCACCGACTGACCGGGCGCAAGCTTTTCCGTAACGACGGTAGCGCTGTCGTAATCGAACGGTTCGCCTTCGATTCCCAGCACCACGCGTCCGTCGATGCGCGCGCTGCGCGGAACGTAGGTCGTGTGCTCCGGCGCGGGAAGCAGTGCGACCACGTCGTGCGCGCTCGCCGATCCGGTGTTGACGATCGTCGCGCGCACCGACACCGCGTCGCCCGGACGCGGTTTGTCGGGCGCGCTCAAGGTGACGAGCGTCGACGTGTTTTGCAGCATCGGACGGCTGCGCACGATGACGCGCTCGATGTTCGATGCGAGCAGCGCGGTTTGATCGCTGACCAGCGCCGCTTGGAAAACGAGCTCGGTTCCGTCTTCGATCGGATCGCTGACGCGGAACGAACACGAGACTTTGCGTTGTGAGTTGGGTTCGAGATCGCCGATCAGCGTGCCGTTCGCGTCGACCAAGTGACCTTCACCGGCGATCGGGCGATCGTCGACGAGATCGTCTTCGGGTACGTGCGAGACGCCCTGCGGATGCGAGAACCGCACGCGCACGCCGGTCGCGCTCGCACCGCCGAAGTTCGAGAAGCTGAACTCCGCGCGAACCGTTTCACCTGGAAGCACCGAGCGCTTGGGCTCGAGCACGAGCGTACGCAGGCTCTCGACCAATGCGGGAGAGCCCGGAGCAAAGATGCCGGTCAGCGACGTGGATGCCACTAGTCAGCCTCTTTCACGCTGTACGGCACGGCGACCTACGGCGGCGCCAGTAAGCTTAACGTATGGGCGATGCGCTCGGCTCGTTCCCCGGGGTGCCGAGCAAGATACGCGTCGACGGCGTCGGAACGTCCGCGTTCCTTGAGCGCGCGGGCCGCGGCCAGCGCGACGGTCTCGGACGGGTCGTCCAACGCGTGCTCGAGCAGCTGCGCGGAGCGCTCGTCGTCGAGTGCCGAGACGCCGAAGATCATGTCGCAGCGCGCGGCCTCGAGAAGCGAGTCGAACTCTGCGGCGGTTGCCGTGTTGAAGCCGGTATCCACGTGCACGTCCTCGCGCGGAGTCTCAGCGACCTCGCGTTCGACGCGCGCCTTGCGCGGAGCGACCAGTGCGTAGATGCCCAGCGCGGCCCCAATGGCGAAGGCCACGATCAGGGCAATCGCGATCGCGCTCATCCTTGGCTAGACGCCGGCGTGAAGCGACGTGCGCACGACGTCGAGCGCTCCGTCGAGCGCGGCATCGCGCTTGCGCTGCAGCGCGTCGATGAACTCGGTCGTGTCGGCCTGCGCGAGGGCATCGAGCCGGTCGATCAGCAGCGCGCGGTAGTGCTGCAGCTGCTGCGTACCGTCGGGCAGCAGCCGCGCGAGCGCGCCCCACGGAAGCGCCGACGCGAGCGGAGCCTCTTCGAGACGATCGGCAAAGTCGCGCAGTTCCGACGGATCGTAACTGCCGCGCAGCACGACCGTCGCCGCCGGCGATTCGGCCGGAACGCCGCGCGCGTTGGCCGCGTCTTCGAGCACGCGTTCGATCGTGGTGCGCACGGACGGCGTTTCGAGATCGCGCGGCGCGATAACGTAACTCGGCAGGCGCAGCTTGATGAAGAGCCGGTCGAACTCTTCGCGCAGCAGATCGCGCAAGGCGGGAAGCGATCCGCCGTGCGTATCGCCGACCGCATCGGGCAGCAGTGCGCGCAGCGCGAACAAGTGCGTTACCATTCCGCCGAAGCGCGCTTCTTCCAACAGCCGGAGCGCGCGCGCGAGCCGGTCGCCGGTAAAGGCAACCGAGCTGCCCGCACCGTTGGCCATCAGCGTCCCCTCGACGACGCCGCTCTGCGTCGCGTCGTTATCGGGTTCTTGCCCTTGCTCGAGTGCGGCGATGGGATACCGGTTGAGAACGCGCGTGTGACCGTTGGCTTCGCCGACCGGCGTGGCCGGCGGAAGTTCCAGGAAGCGCTCGGAGTCGATCGCGCGCTGGCTGCCGCCGAAAGCCGGCCCGATCATGCCGTCGAGGCCGAACGGCAAACCGGGAATGGCGTTGGCGAACACCGGCGTCGCGCGCACTTTGAGCTCGCCGCTGGCGACTTCGTCGTCACGCTCGCCGTCGTAGCGAATGTGTGCGGCGCGGACGATGGCTTCACCGGCGGGCAGACCGTTGTGCACCACGTCGTGCCAGCGCACCGTCGCCTCGACGCCGGGATCGACGTCGTTGAGCACGATGCCGCGCGAACTGGCAAACGGCGCTTGCGCGCCGACGTCGCGTACCGGAACGTCGTTGACGGTCGTCGAGTTCGGAACGTAAATGAGCGTCTCGGGCTGCTCGACCGAGATGATGACGCGGCGCGCGGGACCGTCGCCGCCGTTTCGCACGTGCAGCACCCATTCCACCGTTTCGCCGACGTCGACGACGTCGATCGGCTCGCTGCGGAACGTTCCCACCGAGAAGTCGGGCTCGGCAGTCGTCGCGATGACCAAGCGCGGTAACGGAACCGGAAGCATCGCGTCGGCGGTCAGCACGCCGTCGACGGTGACCGGAAACTCTTTGGCCAGACTGCGCAGCAAACGCAATCCCAAACGCGCTTTGGCGGTCGCACCGGGCAGAATCTCGCCGAAGACGAGCGACGACTTCTCGCGGATCGCTCCGTCGACGCTTTCAAGGCGCGCTTCGGGTGAAACGTAGAGGCGCAGGCGCACGTTGTGCGCGACGTCGGTGCCGGTGTTGACGACGATCGCGTCGACGTCGGCGAGCTGATTGGGACGCAGCACCGCGTCGCTGGCGAGCTCGAGCCGCGACGTTTGCGCGTCGAACGCCGGATGCGAATCGACGCGCCACGCGGCTTCGCCCAGCGGCGTTTCGCCCAGTTCGCGGGTGTGCACGCTCGCGCCGACGCGCACTTCGCTGCGATCGGCGTACGGCGTGCGAATGCGCCCGCGAATGTTGATGCGGCGCGCGGAGTAGGCGTCGAGCGTGCCGAGATCGACCGTGTCGCTCTCGAGCGTCAGCCGCGAATTCTTTTCGAACACGCGCGTTTCTTCCAGTGCCGGATCGAGACGCAGATGCAGCACGACGTCGGCCGCCGGCGCGCTGCCGTCGTTGGCAACGTCGATGGTGGCTTCGACGTCGCCGCCGGGCCGCACGACCTCGCCGCCCAGGCGCGCGATATAGTTGCGTCGCTGCGCGAGCGCCGGCTCGGAATGGATGGCGATGCTGCGTTCGAGCCGCCGTGCCGCGACGTCGGTTGACGGTTCCCACGTCAGCGAAGCGGCAACCGATAGCGTCGTCGCATCGGGCAGCGGCGAAACGACGACGGCTTCGGCGCGGAGGTCGACGTGTTCGCCCGCGTCGATGCGTCCGAGATCGAAGACCAACGGATCTTTGCGGCGGTCGCGGATCGGCCGTCCGTCGATGCTCGACGCGCCTCGAACGAGCGCGAGCGTATCGGGAAGTTCGAGCGTCGCCGTTGCGCTGTCGGCGGCCGCGGTTCCGGTGTTGTAGGCGGTTACCGCGAGCGTGACGCGCTGTCCCGGGCGCACGTCGTGCGACGGTTCGACCGACAGTCCGGTGCGGTCGTCGCCGAAATCCGGTGCCGCGCGAACGACCAGCGTCGCGGGTTCGAGCTCGAACGCGGCCGTTTCTTGGGACGCGATCTGCGCCCTTGCCGTGACGCGCGTGCCGTCGGCCAGCGGGGCGTCGATGCGAATGCGATAGACCAGGGTCGCCGACGCGCTTGCCGATAGCGACGCGGCGACGATCGGCGCGTAGAGCCGGTCGTACGCAATGCCGAGATCGCGTTCGAGTTCGCGGCCGTTCACGCGCGCCGAACCGGTGACGTACGCGGCGTGTTCGGGAATCGGTGCGACGACGACCACGTCGTGCGCGCTCGACTCCCCGGCATTGTGAATGCGAATGGTCACCTGCGCTTCGGATCCGGGGCTCGGATCTTGGCGCGCCTCGACCGAAATGCGGGTGAGCGCGTTCTGCAGTTGCGGACGGCTGCGCGCGACCAGCCGGACGACGTTGGAGCCGACGGGCGGGAGCTCGAACGAGGCGACGGCCGCTTGGAGCTCGACGGTCGTACCGTTCTCGATCGCGCCGGCGACACTGTACGCAATTTCGATCTTGCGCTCTTCGCCTGGGGCAACGTCGCCGATATGCGCGCCGCTGCGCGCGAGCAGCGGAGAGTTGCCGAGTTCGTCGTCGAGCGACGCGCCGTCGAGCTCGCCGCTTCCGACCAGATACACCAGGCCGTCGGGAAGATTGAATCGTACGCGAACGCCGGTGGCCACGGCGCCGCCCTGGTTGCGGAACGTGAACGTCGCACGTACCGTCATTCCAGGTTCCAACTCGCGGTCGGGCGAAACGGCGAGGGTTCTAAGGCCCTCGGGCAACGTAGGTGCTCCGGGGGCGAAAACTTCCGACAGCGTGCGCATGACGCGGGACGTTTCGCCGCAAGGAAAGGGTTGCCATGCTCGCAGTTCACGAAGATCGTATCGCCGCCGCCGTCGCGCGTCTCGGCTCCGAAAATGCATTTGAAGTGCTCGCTCGAGCGCGTCAACTCGAGGCCGAAGGGCGTCGCGTCGTTCACATGGAGATCGGCGAGCCGGACTTCGATACGCCCGAGCATATCAAGAAGGCGGCCGTCGACGCGCTCTATGACAACCACACCCACTACACGCCGTCGGCCGGCATTCCGACGCTGCGCGCGACGATCGCCGATTACGCCAGCCGCTTCCGCCGCATCTCGCCGGCCTACACGGCCGAGAGCGTCGTCATCTCGCCGGGCGCCAAACCGATTATTTGGAACATCCTGTCGGCTCTGCTCGATCCGGGCGACGACTTCGTCTACTTTGATCCTGCGTATCCGGCGTATGCTTCCTGTGCGAGCTACCATCAAGCCAACATTCACGCGATCCCACTGCTCGAGTCGCGCCAGTGGCGCATGGACCTCGACGAGCTCGCGCGCCGCGTCTCGGACAAGACCAAGGCGATCGTCATCAACTCGCCGCACAACCCGACCGGCGGCGTGCTCACCAAAGGCGATCTCGAACGCATTGCCGAGCTGGCGAACCGTCACGACTTCATCGTCATCGCCGACGAGATCTACAGCCGCAACTTCTATCTGGACACCGAGTACGTCTCGATCGCGGCGCTCGACGGCATGCGCGACCGTACCATTATCGTCGACGGATTCTCGAAAGCGTACGCGATGACGGGCTGGCGCTTGGGCTACGCGCTGATGCCGGATCGTCTCGCCAAGACCGTGACGCTCTTCAACAACAACACGTTTAGCTGCGTGGCGACGTTCGTGCAAATGGCCGGCATCGCCGCGCTCACCGGCGACGACACGCCGGTGCGCCGCATGAACGACATCTTCCGCCAACGGCGCGACCGTTTGGTCAACGGCCTCAATGCGATTCCGGGCGTTTCGTGCACGCTGCCCGAAGGCGCGTTCTACGCGTTCCCCAACGTGACCGAGATCACGCACGACGACCGCGCGCTCGCGAAGTTCCTCTTAGAGGAAGGCGGCGTCGCGTGCGGCGGCGGCTCTTCGTTCGGCGCGGCCGGAAAAGGCTATCTGCGATTCTCCTACGCGGCGTCGCTGGAAGACATCGACTGGGCGCTGGATTCTATCGCCAAGACAATCCCGAAGTTCAAGGGCTAGCGGTTTGTACGGTCTTCCGGACCCACCCGAGCCGAAATACTGGAAAGCGTTGTTGATGGCGGCCCTTTTCTGTATTCCGCTATCGCTCGTTGTTCGCGCTGTTATCCGGATGTCGGACTTGGTATGGCTTATTGTGGCGGCCGTTATGACCCTGATCGTTTCGTATACGATACATGAGCGCGTCACCAGCGATTGGCGCGCGCAATACACGATGAATTATAGCGAATTCAATTCCAGGACGCGCGTCGGGCGAAACGTCCGGATAGGCCGCCGATAGCGCAACCGTGGCGACGTTCCTCCGAATCGCCGTAGCGGTTCTCGTGATGCTCGCGATAGCGGCGATTGTTTTCTTCGCCTCGCGAGGGCATATTTTTTTCTTGCCGTTCGTGCTTATTTTGGGTTTGCCGCTGGGGGCGTTGCTGCTGCGGCGTTCTTAGCTTCCGAAATCGGTTCTCAATTCGGAGGTTTCGCGTCGCCGGAAGTGAGACGCTTGAGGGCGGCTTCGAACTCGGCGCGATCTTCGTCGGTGAGATCGTCGCGTTGGAGGGCACGGCGAATACCTTCGGCGACGGGGTTTTGATCGCCGCTGCCGACGAGCTCGTTCAGCTTGTTGAACTGTGCCTCGTCGTCTTCATCCTTCGGTCGCTTCCGAAAGAACATCACGTAAGCCTCATTGCGTGCTTAACCTCGGCTAGGACCCGCGCTGCCACCTCGCGCGTTCGAGCGGTCCCCTCTTCGATGATGCGCTCTACTTCGGCGGGATTGTCGCGAAAGGCTCTATACCGCTCCCGGACCGGTCGCAGATAGGCGTTAAGCTGTTCGGCAAAGTCGGTCTTGTCGGCAACGCACCCCAGCGCGCCCGAGCGGCACCCCTCGGCGACGGCGTCCAGCTTGAGCGGATTGACGAAACGCCAGAGATAGAACAGCGGACAGACCTCGGGCCGGCCCGGATCACCCTTACGTACCTTTAGTGGATCCGTAATCATCGAGCGGACCTTTTTGGTCGTCGTCTCCTCGTCGTCTTCAATAAGAATAGCGTTGCCGTAGGACTTGCTCATCTTCCGGCCGTCCGTGCCGGGCACTTCGGGAAACTCGGAGAACGTCGGCTGCGGTTCGATGAGAATCTGCGCGCCGTTTCCGTAGAGATGGTTGAAACGGCGGACGACCTCGCGTCCGAACTCGAGGTGCGCCGCCTGATCGCGACCCACCGGAACGTACTCGCCGCGGACGATCGCTACGTCGCACAACTGCAGCAGCGGATAGCCGAGAAAACCGTAGGTCGCGATTTCCTGACCGAGCGCCTCGATCTGCCCTTTGAACGTCGGTACGCGCTCGAGCCACGAGATCGGCGTAATCATCGACAGAATCACGTGCAGCTCGGAAATTTCCGGCACGCCGGATTGCAAGTAAATCGTGGCTTTCTGTGGATTGACGCCGGCCGCCAACCACACGGCCACCATGTCGTTGCGCACGTCGCGAATCTTCGCGGGGTCGGCGAACTCGGTTGTATACGCGTGCAGATCGGCAATTTCGAAATAGGCGTCCGCCGTTTCGCAATAGGCTTCCCACTGCGTCAGCACGCCGAGCAGGTGGCCCAGATGCAGTCCGCCCGTCGGGCGCATGCCGGCCATCACGCGGGGTTTTTTGGTTTCGGTCATCGCGGGCCGTGTATTGGCTAATGCCGCGCGATTTCCGCGCGTACGAAGGCGCGCGCCGCGTGCACGGCGTGGCGCAGCGGCGTGCCGTTGGCCAACTCGCACGCAAGGGCGATTGCGAGCGTGCACCCCGTGCCGCGCATCGACGCCGCGATGCGCGGCTCGCTGAAGAGCTCGACGCCTTCGGCGGTGGCGAACGCATCGACGGGATCGCCGTCGAGATGTCCGCCCTTGAGCAGCACGGCGTGGGGGCCCAGCCGCTGCAGCGCCGACGCTGCCTCGCCGATCGCGTCACGCGCTATCGGCTCGACCCCGAGCATCTCGGCGGCCTCTGCGAGGTTGGGCGTCATCACGACGCTGGGCAACGTGGCAAGCTCGTCGCGCAGCGCGTAGCGCCCGTCGACGTCGACGAGCTCGCCCCCGCTGCTCGCGGTGAAGACCGGATCGACGACGGTGGGAATCGAGGGGCGCGCCCGCACGATTGCGGCGGCGGCTCGAATGTTGGCGATGTTTCCCAGGGCGCCGATTCGAATCGCGCCGGCGGCGTCCCATGGCAGCGCGGCCAACTGCGCGCGCAGCACGTCGACCGGCACGGCGTGCAGCGCGGTGACGCCGGAGGCGTCCTGGGCGCTCACGGCGGCGACGGCGGTGAAGACCCGCACGCCACGCTCAGCGGCGACGACGAGGTCGCGCCCGACCCCCGCGACGTTCCACGGATGCGTCGTGCCGATCGAGATCACAATGGGTTTCACGGCGCTTGCCAAGCGTCGACAAGCGCTACGGCCGCGGCCCGCGGATCGGCGGCGGCGGAAATTGCCGAAATGACCGCGGCCATCGCGACGCCGCTGCGCCGCACGTTGACCACGTTGTCGAGCGTGATGCCGCCGATTGCGGCAACCGGCAGCGCCGTTACCGAAGCGATGCGTTCTAAGCCGCCGACGCCGATCGGTGCGCCGGCGTCGTCCTTGGACGTCGTCGCGTAAACCGAACCCACGCCGAGATAGTCGGCGAAGGCGGTTTTACGCGGATTGGCTTCCTCGACGGTGCCGCACGACAGACCGATGAGATGTTCGGGAAACGCCGCGCGCACGCGTGCCACGTCGGAAAAGCCCGCATCGTCGGGACCGAGATGCATGCCGTCGCAGTCGAACGTGCGAACCGCTTCGAGTTCGTCGTTAACGATGAGCAGCGCGCCATTCTCGAGCGTCATCACGCGCAGCGGACACAGTGTGTCGGCAACGATGCCGCCCTTCGCACGGTACTGTACGATGCGCACTCCCGCGTCCAACGCCGCACGCGCGACGTCAAGCGCGCTCGCGGATTCATTGACGATCGCGTAGATGCCGTGCAGCAGCGCCGCGCGCTGCGTTCGGTCGATTAAGCGCGTCTTCGCTGCCATAGCCATAGCAGCACGTTGACGACGAGATAGATTGCATAGGTGGCGATCAGGGCGCGCGCGAGCACGACGTCGTGACGCATCAGCGCAAGCGGTACGATCAAGCCGAAGCAAACGACGCCGGCCATGAAGACGGTCATCAAGCGCGAGATCCCGACGAAGGCCATCAGTCGTTTCCGAGCAGCAGATCGCCCAAGCGCAGCAGCTCGTCCTCGTTGTCGAAACGAAACTCGATGCGACCGCCGCGGCCGCCGCGCACGAGCGCGACGTGCGCCGCGAATTTTTCGCGCAAACGCGATTCGAAATCGATCTCCTCGGGCGACAGCGTGCGCGCCTTCGGCACGGCGTTTTTCGCTTGCTGATTTGGGCCCGTGGCCTCAGCGACGAGCGCCTCGAGCGCGCGCACGGTCAGCCCTTCAATAGCGGCCCGCTGCGCGAGCTGCGTGCGAACGGCTTCGGGGACGCCGAGCAGCGCGCGGCCGTGCCGCCCGCTCAATCGTCCATCGGCGAGCATCGCCTTGATCTGGTCGGGCAGCGCGAGCAATCGCAGCGTATTGGCGATCGCCGGCCGGCTCTTCCCAAGTCGCGACGCCAGCTGATCCTGGGTGAAGGCGAACTCGTCGATGAGGTTTTGGAAGCCGGCCGCCTCTTCGAGCGGGTTGAGGTTTTCGCGCTGCAGGTTCTCGATGATGGCGACCTCGAGGGTCTGCCGGTCGTCGCTGCCGCGCACGATCGCCGGAATCGCCGGCCGCCCGAGGGCGGCGCATGCGCGCCAGCGCCGTTCGCCGGCAATGAGCTCGTAGCCGTCGTTGCGAGGGCGAACGATGATCGGCACCAGCACGCCAAACTCGGCGATCGAGGTCTTGAGCTCGTCGAGCGCCTCGGGGTCGAAGTGTTTGCGCGGCTGATACGGGTTGGGCGTGATGCGGTCGACCGGAATTTCTTGCAGCGATTCGACCGGCGACACCGGCACGGGCGCGTTGCCCAGCAAGGCGCCTAATCCGCGTCCCAAACCGCGCTTCGGAGCGGACACTAACTCACACCGCTCCGCGGTACGCGTGCCTCCGGCCCGCGCCCACATCCTGTGGGGTGCCTATGGCTCGCCTCCAGCTCGCTCACGCGTGAACTTCCGCCGGCTCGAGCATCTCGCGAGCGAGCGCAAGGTAAGCTTGTGCGCCGCGGCTCTTCACGTCGAACAGAATGACCGGCTTGCCGTACGACGGTGCTTCGGAGATCCGTATGTTGCGCGGTATCTGCGTCTTGAACATTTGCTGCGGGAAAAACTTCTCGAGCTCGTCGAGCACTTCCATCGCCAACCGCGTGCGTCCGTCGAACATCGTTACGAGCACGCCGCTAACGTGCAAGGTTGGATTGAGCGCTTCGCGCACGCGGCGCACGACGCTGGTGAGCTGCGACAAACCCTCGAGCGCATAGTATTCCGCTTGCACCGGAATGATGCACTCGTCGGCCGCGGTAAGCGCGTTGATCGTGAGCAGTCCGAGGGACGGCGGGCAATCGATGAAAACGAAGTCGTAGCGCGCGGCAACGCGAATCAGCGCTTGCCGCAAGCGCGTTTCTCGCGACAGGGCCGAAACCAGCTCGATCTCCGCGCCGGCAAGATTGATCGTCGCGGGCACCAGCGAGAGGTTCTCGATTTCGGTGCCGACGATCGCATCGTCGATCGACGTTTCTTGCAGCAGCACGTCGTAGATGTCGCGGTGCAGACGCGTTTTGTCGACGCCGAAACCGGTGGTCGTGTTGCCTTGCGGATCGGAGTCGACGACGAGAATGCGCTCGCCGAGCACTGCAAGTGCGGCACCGAGATTTACCGCGGTGGTGCTTTTACCGACGCCGCCTTTTTGATTGACGAGTGCGATGATACGCGAAATTTTACGGGCGCTCCGCGTCGAGATATTGATCTAGGAGTTTCAAAAGCGAAATGCGCTCGTTACGCTCGGGTGCGTCCGTGACCTGCTCGAAAAGCCAGCGCAGCGCAGTGCCGACGCGCTCGTCTCCGCGAAAATCCGGCGGGACTTCGCTGCGGGAAACCAAGGCGGCGATTACGTCGCTGCCGCCGAGATGCAGGTCGGCCACCGAAAACGCCGGCTTGCGCGCGATTTCTTCGCGAACCCGCCGGTGAAAGCGCTCATTATGGTCGCCGCGTTTGGGCAAAC
This window contains:
- a CDS encoding AAA family ATPase, which encodes MNISTRSARKISRIIALVNQKGGVGKSTTAVNLGAALAVLGERILVVDSDPQGNTTTGFGVDKTRLHRDIYDVLLQETSIDDAIVGTEIENLSLVPATINLAGAEIELVSALSRETRLRQALIRVAARYDFVFIDCPPSLGLLTINALTAADECIIPVQAEYYALEGLSQLTSVVRRVREALNPTLHVSGVLVTMFDGRTRLAMEVLDELEKFFPQQMFKTQIPRNIRISEAPSYGKPVILFDVKSRGAQAYLALAREMLEPAEVHA
- the trpS gene encoding tryptophan--tRNA ligase, which codes for MTETKKPRVMAGMRPTGGLHLGHLLGVLTQWEAYCETADAYFEIADLHAYTTEFADPAKIRDVRNDMVAVWLAAGVNPQKATIYLQSGVPEISELHVILSMITPISWLERVPTFKGQIEALGQEIATYGFLGYPLLQLCDVAIVRGEYVPVGRDQAAHLEFGREVVRRFNHLYGNGAQILIEPQPTFSEFPEVPGTDGRKMSKSYGNAILIEDDEETTTKKVRSMITDPLKVRKGDPGRPEVCPLFYLWRFVNPLKLDAVAEGCRSGALGCVADKTDFAEQLNAYLRPVRERYRAFRDNPAEVERIIEEGTARTREVAARVLAEVKHAMRLT
- a CDS encoding ParB/RepB/Spo0J family partition protein, with amino-acid sequence MSAPKRGLGRGLGALLGNAPVPVSPVESLQEIPVDRITPNPYQPRKHFDPEALDELKTSIAEFGVLVPIIVRPRNDGYELIAGERRWRACAALGRPAIPAIVRGSDDRQTLEVAIIENLQRENLNPLEEAAGFQNLIDEFAFTQDQLASRLGKSRPAIANTLRLLALPDQIKAMLADGRLSGRHGRALLGVPEAVRTQLAQRAAIEGLTVRALEALVAEATGPNQQAKNAVPKARTLSPEEIDFESRLREKFAAHVALVRGGRGGRIEFRFDNEDELLRLGDLLLGND
- a CDS encoding hydroxymethylpyrimidine/phosphomethylpyrimidine kinase, whose product is MKPIVISIGTTHPWNVAGVGRDLVVAAERGVRVFTAVAAVSAQDASGVTALHAVPVDVLRAQLAALPWDAAGAIRIGALGNIANIRAAAAIVRARPSIPTVVDPVFTASSGGELVDVDGRYALRDELATLPSVVMTPNLAEAAEMLGVEPIARDAIGEAASALQRLGPHAVLLKGGHLDGDPVDAFATAEGVELFSEPRIAASMRGTGCTLAIALACELANGTPLRHAVHAARAFVRAEIARH
- a CDS encoding thiamine phosphate synthase — translated: MAMAAKTRLIDRTQRAALLHGIYAIVNESASALDVARAALDAGVRIVQYRAKGGIVADTLCPLRVMTLENGALLIVNDELEAVRTFDCDGMHLGPDDAGFSDVARVRAAFPEHLIGLSCGTVEEANPRKTAFADYLGVGSVYATTSKDDAGAPIGVGGLERIASVTALPVAAIGGITLDNVVNVRRSGVAMAAVISAISAAADPRAAAVALVDAWQAP
- a CDS encoding pyridoxal phosphate-dependent aminotransferase, which codes for MLAVHEDRIAAAVARLGSENAFEVLARARQLEAEGRRVVHMEIGEPDFDTPEHIKKAAVDALYDNHTHYTPSAGIPTLRATIADYASRFRRISPAYTAESVVISPGAKPIIWNILSALLDPGDDFVYFDPAYPAYASCASYHQANIHAIPLLESRQWRMDLDELARRVSDKTKAIVINSPHNPTGGVLTKGDLERIAELANRHDFIVIADEIYSRNFYLDTEYVSIAALDGMRDRTIIVDGFSKAYAMTGWRLGYALMPDRLAKTVTLFNNNTFSCVATFVQMAGIAALTGDDTPVRRMNDIFRQRRDRLVNGLNAIPGVSCTLPEGAFYAFPNVTEITHDDRALAKFLLEEGGVACGGGSSFGAAGKGYLRFSYAASLEDIDWALDSIAKTIPKFKG